A window of Silurus meridionalis isolate SWU-2019-XX chromosome 4, ASM1480568v1, whole genome shotgun sequence contains these coding sequences:
- the gtf3c6 gene encoding general transcription factor 3C polypeptide 6 has protein sequence MEDEWDEEEQLVVAELSGVIDSDVLCQRGGVCKIVGMSSEQPVVQVGRYVFAGEYEDALGTCVIFEEQAKDLTKSDSSPGLRYKCHTMKKLMLQRTFLSERKEGEESTGGIEVLSLNEDEMCGRSSTVCHYALDPKELQRLDAGEDMSGESDSEKAETQESSAKEESVLEETIEDHTE, from the coding sequence atggaggatgagtgggaTGAAGAGGAGCAGCTGGTGGTGGCTGAGCTGTCTGGAGTGATCGACTCGGATGTGCTGTGTCAGCGCGGCGGCGTGTGCAAAATCGTGGGCATGAGCAGCGAGCAGCCCGTGGTGCAGGTCGGACGCTATGTGTTCGCAGGGGAATACGAGGACGCCCTGGGGACCTGCGTGATCTTTGAAGAACAAGCCAAAGATCTGACCAAATCCGACTCCAGTCCGGGTCTCAGATACAAGTGTCACACCATGAAAAAACTGATGCTCCAGAGGACTTTCCTGTCCGAGAGGAAGGAGGGAGAGGAGAGCACCGGGGGGATCGAGGTCCTGTCTCTGAATGAAGATGAAATGTGTGGCAGATCCAGCACTGTGTGTCACTACGCCCTGGACCCTAAAGAGCTCCAGAGACTCGATGCTGGAGAAGACATGAGTGGGGAGTCAGACAGTGAAAAAGCAGAGACACAGGAGAGTTCAGCAAAAGAGGAAAGTGTCCTGGAAGAGACAATAGAAGATCACACAGAGTGA
- the emg1 gene encoding ribosomal RNA small subunit methyltransferase NEP1, with product MAAHTGEKRGLEHLDQYEPKTAKQPRNMHDKMIETRLVVILEGATLETVKVGKTFELLNCDQHKNIIIKSGRDPGNVRPDITHQSLLMLMDSPLNRAGLLQVYIHTEKNALIEINPQTRIPRTFPRFCGLMVQLLHKLSVRAADGPQRLLRMIKNPVSDHLPAGCPRYAMSFKAGDAVCPRTLIPKDGPAVVVIGAFAHGKVNVDYTEKEVSISNYPLSAALTCSKICSAFEEVWGVL from the exons ATGGCAGCTCACACGGGGGAGAAGCGTGGTCTTGAACATTTAGACCAATATGAGCCAAAAACAGCGAAACAACCACGAAATATGCACGACAAAATGATAGAGACTCGACTGGTGGTTATTTTAGAAGGGGCGACTCTGGAAACTGTGAAG gttggAAAGACTTTCGAGCTGCTAAACTGTGACCAGCACaagaatattataataaagagTGGAAGGGACCCTGGCAATGTTCGCCCAGATATTACACATCAG TCCCTGCTTATGCTGATGGACAGTCCACTGAACAGAGCAGGACTGCTGCAGGTGTACATTCACACTGAGAAGAATGCTCTGATCGAGATCAATCCTCAGACTCGAATTCCCCGCACATTCCCTCGCTTTTGTGGACTCATGG TGCAGCTCCTGCATAAGCTCAGTGTGAGAGCGGCTGATGGGCCACAGCGCTTGCTGCGGATGATTAAAAACCCTGTTTCAGACCACTTGCCTGCAGGATGTCCACGCTACGCCATGTCCTTTAAAGCAGGAGATGCCGTCTGTCCCAGAACCCTTATCCCTAAGGATGGTCCTGCTGTGGTTGTTATTGGAGCATTTGCACATGGAAAG GTAAATGTGGATTATACAGAGAAGGAAGTGTCCATCAGTAACTACCCTCTGTCTGCAGCTCTCACATGTAGCAAAATATGCTCTGCgtttgaggaggtctggggggtGTTGTGA
- the kel gene encoding kell blood group glycoprotein homolog isoform X1: MTQNSSAEQEFFELSQERVQSRESRTFVRNQWFGLLFCQFCLASCITGAIMGLGYYFLREKPLATQAPLPCLSPACMRVAERLSAVIGPQPCDYFQFICKAEISAKSSGKHKSIIISHNVTGTEEVRSGVVKGGGRRTDSESDSERKSDHSLPDRQTALLEAIKEILESPKRDITRAAQKAQMFYNTCMRSNNTLNESIYNAQTLIQQFGGWPVPVGWKQPELNSTLALLMSKYNTFSFFNVYVGPDQNGSKNYIQIDQPEFQFPIEWNSHTNRSKFNSQSLRPFFSSCRELLTLLDVSFISSTQHCGLYMSLSSTLVTNTSPHSHRLSHNLLYHHITIQELQEMAPAIDWLKCLQAIFHPVPVSKSDIVLLHNLPYIIYMSETISSWRQTHEKINSFPLHSFMIMNLLQTLMPALHNTFMPTMKHFSLAIDNENEVVPGWRHCVLQTVKGFDLLISHLLKDYYVDKEGEKLISDIYNTFKTKVASLNWQNKDTQDFMVNKIKSLTPRLSTNSELFSQLKIDEHFGEVIMSEKLYFSNYLQMLGLQQKMRSRMLTQTEQPYTDVLSIQPIFFGNDIIIPVGMFVSPQFHSSYPRAVNYGMLGTLIAKDLLHLLLPDILSQSESAVLVSECVWSHYLKTQKGTSSLSPSQQQEVWVQYSALQVALLSYNKSLQRNSNDTSVSGLSHTHLFLASFIQASCDSGSYKAYLPFEPSFLVTVLCVNSVHCPRPLTCVDTRSQRQLSTLC; the protein is encoded by the exons ATGACTCAAAATTCATCAGCTGAGCAG GAATTTTTCGAGCTCTCACAGGAACGCGTTCAGTCTCGGGAATCAAGGACATTCGTCAGGAACCAGTGGTTTGGGCTCCTATTTTGTCAATTTTGTCTTGCCTCCTGTATCACTGGTGCAATCATGGGGTTGGGATATTACTTTCTACGGGAAAAACCTCTAGCCACTCAAG CCCCTCTTCCCTGTCTCTCTCCAGCATGTATGAGAGTAGCAGAACGTCTTTCTGCAGTCATTGGTCCTCAACCCTGTGATTACTTCCAGTTTATTTGTAAAGCAGAAATTTCAGCCAAGAGCAGTGGGAAACACAAAAGTATTATCATCTCTCATAATGTTACTGGAACAGAAGAGGTGAGAAGTGGAGTGGTGAAAGGTGGTGGGAGGAGAACGGACAGCGAGTCAGAcagtgaaagaaagagtgatCACAGTTTACCTGACAGACAGACGGCTTTGCTCGAAGCAATAAAAGAAATTCTGG AGTCTCCGAAAAGAGATattaccagagctgcacagaaggCACAGATGTTCTATAACACCTGCATGAGGTCTAACAATACACTAAATGAGAGCATATATAATGCCCAAACTCTAATTCAGCAG TTTGGTGGTTGGCCTGTGCCTGTGGGCTGGAAGCAGCCTGAGTTGAACTCCACTCTGGCTCTACTGATGTCGAAGTACAACACCTTCTCTTTCTTCAATGTGTATGTGGGCCCTGACCAAAATGGGAGCAAGAACTACATACAG ATTGATCAACCAGAATTCCAGTTCCCGATTGAATGGAACAGCCACACGAACAGATCCAAATTCAACTCACAG TCTCTGCGTCCATTCTTCTCATCCTGTAGGGAGCTTTTGACTCTGCTGGATGTTTCCTTCATTAGCAGTACTCAGCACTGTGGGTTGTATATGTCTCTGAGTTCAACTCTAGTTACTAACACTTCACCTCACTCCCACCGACTCAGCCACAATCTTCTGTACCATCACATCACCATTCAGGAGTTACAG GAGATGGCCCCTGCAATTGATTGGCTCAAATGCCTTCAAGCTATATTTCATCCTGTTCCTGTCAGCAAGTCAGATATTGTGTTATTGCATAATCTTCCTTATATCATCTACATGTCAGAAACTATTAGCAGTTGGAGGCAGACACATGAGAAAATAAACAG TTTTCCTCTCCATTCTTTTATGATCATGAATCTTCTGCAAACACTCATGCCTGCTCTGCACAACACATTTATGCCGACCATGAAACACTTCTCTTTAGCAATTGACAATGAAAATGAG GTTGTGCCTGGTTGGAGACACTGTGTACTGCAGACTGTGAAAGGTTTTGACCTTTTGATCAGCCATTTACTCAAAGACTATTATGTTGATAAAGAG GGTGAAAAGCTGATCAGTGATATTTACAACACATTCAAGACCAAAGTAGCCTCCCTTAACTGGCAGAATAAGGACACACAGGATTTCATGGTAAATAAG ATTAAGTCTCTCACACCAAGACTCTCCACTAACAGTGAATTATTCAGTCAGCTGAAAATTGATGAGCATTTTGGAGag GTGATTATGAGTGAGAAGCTCTATTTTTCCAATTACCTGCAGATGCTTGGTCTTCAGCAGAAGATGAGGAGCAGAATGCTCACTCAAACTGAACAGCCTTACACAGAtgt TTTGTCCATCCAACCAATTTTCTTTGGAAATGACATCATCATCCCAGTTGGAATGTTTGTGTCACCACAGTTTCATTCTTCCTATCCAAG ggcTGTTAATTATGGGATGTTGGGAACCTTAATTGCAAAAGACCTTCTGCATCTGCTGTTGCCTGATA TTCTATCTCAGTCAGAAAGTGCTGTgctggtgagtgagtgtgtgtggtcacaCTATCTCAAAACACAGAAGGGAACTTCCTCACTCTCCCCATCCCAGCAGCAGGAGGTGTGGGTGCAGTACTCTGCCCTTCAGGTGGCTCTACTA TCATATAATAAGAGTTTGCAGAGGAATTCGAATGACACCTCTGTGTCAGGACTCTCCCACACTCATCTATTTCTTGCCTCATTCATCCAG GCAAGCTGTGACTCAGGGTCATATAAAGCATACCTGCCATTCGAaccctccttcctggtgactgTACTGTGTGTAAACTCTGTGCACTGTCCCAGACCCCTGACCTGTGTGGATACCAGATCTCAGAGACAACTTTCTACCCTGTGTTAG
- the kel gene encoding kell blood group glycoprotein homolog isoform X2, producing the protein MTQNSSAEQEFFELSQERVQSRESRTFVRNQWFGLLFCQFCLASCITGAIMGLGYYFLREKPLATQAPLPCLSPACMRVAERLSAVIGPQPCDYFQFICKAEISAKSSGKHKSIIISHNVTGTEEVRSGVVKGGGRRTDSESDSERKSDHSLPDRQTALLEAIKEILESPKRDITRAAQKAQMFYNTCMRSNNTLNESIYNAQTLIQQFGGWPVPVGWKQPELNSTLALLMSKYNTFSFFNVYVGPDQNGSKNYIQIDQPEFQFPIEWNSHTNRSKFNSQSLRPFFSSCRELLTLLDVSFISSTQHCGLYMSLSSTLVTNTSPHSHRLSHNLLYHHITIQELQEMAPAIDWLKCLQAIFHPVPVSKSDIVLLHNLPYIIYMSETISSWRQTHEKINSFPLHSFMIMNLLQTLMPALHNTFMPTMKHFSLAIDNENEVVPGWRHCVLQTVKGFDLLISHLLKDYYVDKEGEKLISDIYNTFKTKVASLNWQNKDTQDFMVNKIKSLTPRLSTNSELFSQLKIDEHFGEMLGLQQKMRSRMLTQTEQPYTDVLSIQPIFFGNDIIIPVGMFVSPQFHSSYPRAVNYGMLGTLIAKDLLHLLLPDILSQSESAVLVSECVWSHYLKTQKGTSSLSPSQQQEVWVQYSALQVALLSYNKSLQRNSNDTSVSGLSHTHLFLASFIQASCDSGSYKAYLPFEPSFLVTVLCVNSVHCPRPLTCVDTRSQRQLSTLC; encoded by the exons ATGACTCAAAATTCATCAGCTGAGCAG GAATTTTTCGAGCTCTCACAGGAACGCGTTCAGTCTCGGGAATCAAGGACATTCGTCAGGAACCAGTGGTTTGGGCTCCTATTTTGTCAATTTTGTCTTGCCTCCTGTATCACTGGTGCAATCATGGGGTTGGGATATTACTTTCTACGGGAAAAACCTCTAGCCACTCAAG CCCCTCTTCCCTGTCTCTCTCCAGCATGTATGAGAGTAGCAGAACGTCTTTCTGCAGTCATTGGTCCTCAACCCTGTGATTACTTCCAGTTTATTTGTAAAGCAGAAATTTCAGCCAAGAGCAGTGGGAAACACAAAAGTATTATCATCTCTCATAATGTTACTGGAACAGAAGAGGTGAGAAGTGGAGTGGTGAAAGGTGGTGGGAGGAGAACGGACAGCGAGTCAGAcagtgaaagaaagagtgatCACAGTTTACCTGACAGACAGACGGCTTTGCTCGAAGCAATAAAAGAAATTCTGG AGTCTCCGAAAAGAGATattaccagagctgcacagaaggCACAGATGTTCTATAACACCTGCATGAGGTCTAACAATACACTAAATGAGAGCATATATAATGCCCAAACTCTAATTCAGCAG TTTGGTGGTTGGCCTGTGCCTGTGGGCTGGAAGCAGCCTGAGTTGAACTCCACTCTGGCTCTACTGATGTCGAAGTACAACACCTTCTCTTTCTTCAATGTGTATGTGGGCCCTGACCAAAATGGGAGCAAGAACTACATACAG ATTGATCAACCAGAATTCCAGTTCCCGATTGAATGGAACAGCCACACGAACAGATCCAAATTCAACTCACAG TCTCTGCGTCCATTCTTCTCATCCTGTAGGGAGCTTTTGACTCTGCTGGATGTTTCCTTCATTAGCAGTACTCAGCACTGTGGGTTGTATATGTCTCTGAGTTCAACTCTAGTTACTAACACTTCACCTCACTCCCACCGACTCAGCCACAATCTTCTGTACCATCACATCACCATTCAGGAGTTACAG GAGATGGCCCCTGCAATTGATTGGCTCAAATGCCTTCAAGCTATATTTCATCCTGTTCCTGTCAGCAAGTCAGATATTGTGTTATTGCATAATCTTCCTTATATCATCTACATGTCAGAAACTATTAGCAGTTGGAGGCAGACACATGAGAAAATAAACAG TTTTCCTCTCCATTCTTTTATGATCATGAATCTTCTGCAAACACTCATGCCTGCTCTGCACAACACATTTATGCCGACCATGAAACACTTCTCTTTAGCAATTGACAATGAAAATGAG GTTGTGCCTGGTTGGAGACACTGTGTACTGCAGACTGTGAAAGGTTTTGACCTTTTGATCAGCCATTTACTCAAAGACTATTATGTTGATAAAGAG GGTGAAAAGCTGATCAGTGATATTTACAACACATTCAAGACCAAAGTAGCCTCCCTTAACTGGCAGAATAAGGACACACAGGATTTCATGGTAAATAAG ATTAAGTCTCTCACACCAAGACTCTCCACTAACAGTGAATTATTCAGTCAGCTGAAAATTGATGAGCATTTTGGAGag ATGCTTGGTCTTCAGCAGAAGATGAGGAGCAGAATGCTCACTCAAACTGAACAGCCTTACACAGAtgt TTTGTCCATCCAACCAATTTTCTTTGGAAATGACATCATCATCCCAGTTGGAATGTTTGTGTCACCACAGTTTCATTCTTCCTATCCAAG ggcTGTTAATTATGGGATGTTGGGAACCTTAATTGCAAAAGACCTTCTGCATCTGCTGTTGCCTGATA TTCTATCTCAGTCAGAAAGTGCTGTgctggtgagtgagtgtgtgtggtcacaCTATCTCAAAACACAGAAGGGAACTTCCTCACTCTCCCCATCCCAGCAGCAGGAGGTGTGGGTGCAGTACTCTGCCCTTCAGGTGGCTCTACTA TCATATAATAAGAGTTTGCAGAGGAATTCGAATGACACCTCTGTGTCAGGACTCTCCCACACTCATCTATTTCTTGCCTCATTCATCCAG GCAAGCTGTGACTCAGGGTCATATAAAGCATACCTGCCATTCGAaccctccttcctggtgactgTACTGTGTGTAAACTCTGTGCACTGTCCCAGACCCCTGACCTGTGTGGATACCAGATCTCAGAGACAACTTTCTACCCTGTGTTAG